In Saccharolobus solfataricus, a genomic segment contains:
- a CDS encoding APC family permease, with translation MSTSSISKAQQNQEPKRHLGFIDIVFLSMGSQSPFLSILTYGVEAFIIAGFLAPIAIILGTLLVLLNGLVVYELSKRFTKAGGYYTYAFYSLTKRLGFETGWLYVLYSTTYGVAYIFGTTYILYHILGINPWIVGLGLLSIASFFAIMGIKISTKYAVFTSLLEIGIMTTLALVFLSSTGFHFYNPLSFHVNLGTLAYAILFGSSIPTGYGAIAPVSGEAKDARKTISRAIITVILLGGLLAAFDIYAIGDHLLFYNISANNVDILHLIENRFGLITFIFVLFAAINDGILGSLGFIIATSRTIFAMSYTNLLPKVFSKFENYKGPTNAVILSVILYFITSLFGLYLINNPFVAFGVLGAIALFSSLFVHVAANFSLIKISIKKFRKRLFQIIVGISAVTFSIFELINSLSSASPIEVYIFMSFIIIGFLVAETLSMMEEESEQEE, from the coding sequence ATGAGTACCTCGTCAATCAGCAAAGCACAACAGAATCAAGAACCTAAAAGACATTTAGGCTTTATTGATATCGTTTTTCTTTCAATGGGTTCTCAATCACCCTTTCTGAGTATCTTGACATATGGCGTAGAAGCGTTTATTATTGCTGGTTTTTTAGCCCCTATAGCAATCATTTTAGGCACCTTACTAGTACTCCTAAATGGATTGGTAGTTTATGAACTTTCAAAGAGATTTACTAAAGCGGGTGGTTATTATACATATGCATTTTATTCTTTAACTAAACGTTTAGGTTTTGAAACTGGATGGCTCTATGTACTATACTCTACTACATATGGTGTTGCGTATATTTTTGGAACTACATATATTCTCTATCACATCCTAGGGATAAATCCTTGGATAGTAGGGCTAGGTCTTCTATCAATTGCATCCTTTTTTGCAATTATGGGTATAAAGATTAGCACAAAATACGCTGTTTTTACAAGCTTGTTAGAAATAGGTATTATGACTACACTTGCACTAGTATTTTTAAGCTCTACTGGATTTCACTTTTATAATCCATTATCTTTTCATGTAAACTTAGGAACTTTAGCATATGCTATTCTATTCGGTTCTAGTATACCTACTGGCTATGGAGCAATAGCACCAGTTTCTGGTGAGGCTAAAGATGCAAGAAAGACAATTAGTAGGGCTATAATAACAGTTATTCTATTAGGAGGATTGCTAGCTGCATTCGATATTTACGCAATAGGTGATCATTTATTATTCTACAACATATCAGCTAATAACGTCGACATTTTACATCTAATAGAAAATAGATTTGGTCTTATTACTTTCATATTTGTTTTATTTGCAGCCATAAACGATGGTATCTTAGGAAGTTTAGGATTTATTATAGCAACATCTAGGACAATCTTCGCTATGTCTTATACTAATCTTTTACCTAAAGTTTTCAGCAAATTTGAAAATTACAAAGGACCTACCAATGCTGTAATATTGTCCGTTATATTATACTTTATAACCTCATTATTCGGTTTATATTTAATAAATAACCCATTCGTCGCATTTGGCGTATTAGGAGCTATAGCTCTGTTTTCAAGTTTATTTGTACACGTAGCAGCCAATTTTTCGTTAATAAAAATTTCAATCAAGAAATTCAGAAAGAGGCTGTTCCAAATTATAGTTGGAATTTCAGCAGTGACCTTTAGTATATTTGAGCTAATAAATTCTTTGTCTTCTGCTTCTCCTATAGAAGTATATATCTTTATGTCATTCATAATAATAGGTTTTCTAGTGGCTGAGACGTTAAGTATGATGGAAGAGGAAAGTGAGCAAGAAGAATAA